The nucleotide sequence GCAGCCTGCGCTTCAACGAGGCCGCGATCGCGGGCGCGCAGTCGGCGCTCGACCGCCTGCGCCGCGCCTATGCGGGCTGGCCGGTGGGCGGCACGGCCGACGCGGGCTTCGTCGCGCGCTTTCGCGCCGAGGTCGAGCAGGACCTGAACCTGCCGCGCGGCCTGGCCGTGCTGTGGGAGCTGGTGCGCAGCGACCTGCCGGCGCCGACGCGGCGCGCCACGGTCGATGTGTTCGAGGCGGTGCTGGGGCTGCGGCTGGCCGAGTGGCGCGAGGAGGGCGAGGCGGTGCCCGAGGCGATCGCGGCCCTGGCGCGCAAGCGGCTCGAGGCCCGTGCCGCCGGCGACTGGGCCCGGGCCGACCGGCTGCGCGAGGACCTGCGCGCGCAGGGCTGGCAGGTCGAGGACGGCGCGGCCGGCCCCCGGCTCAGCCGTGGACGTGCGTGACAGCAGGCCGGCGCCCGCGGACCGACAATCGCTTCCCATGAACGCCACGCCGCCCAAGCCACGCCCGATACGCACCGCCGCCTCGCTGATCCTGCTGCGCGACGGGCCCGACGGCCTCGAGGTGCTGATGCTGCGCCGGGCCGACAAGCCCGACGACCAGAACAGCGGCGCCAGCGTGTTCCCGGGCGGCGTGGTCGACGCGCACGACCGCGAGCTGCACACACGCTGTGCCGGGCTCGACGACGCGGCAGCGAGCGCGCGGCTCGCGCTGCCCGCGGGCGGCCTCGATTACTACGCCGCCGCGGTGCGCGAATGCTTCGAGGAGGCCGGCGTGCTGTTCGCGAGCGACGCCGACGGCGCACTGGTCGCGCTCGAGCGCGTCGATCCGGAGCGGCTGGCTGCGATGCGCGCCGCCGTGGCCGACAGCACCGAGGCGCTGCTCGCGCTGTGCGACGCCCAGGGCTGGCGGCTCGCGGTCGACCAGCTCGCCTATTTCAGCCATTGGCTCACGCCGCCCGGCATGCCGCGGCGCTTCGACACGCGCTTCTTCGTCGCGGCCATCCCCCCGGGGCAGGAGGTGCAGGTCGACGGCTTCGAGATCGTCGAGCACCGCTGGCTGCCGCCGGCCGAGGCCGCGAGCCCGGCGCTCGGGCTCAAGCTGATGAACGTGACGCGGCGCGTGCTGCTGGAGCTCGCGGGCTTCGCCTCGGTGGCCGATTGCCTCGCGCAGGCGCGCGCCCGTGCGCGCGTGCGTCTCAACATGCCGCGGCTGGCCGACGGACCCGAAGGCCGGCGGCCGGTGAACGTGGACGAGGCGCCCTACGACGAGGTGGCGCTGGTCGATCCCGATGGGCTGGGCGGCGGGCGCTATGCGCACGAGGCGGGGCTTTCGATGCGGCTGTCGGCGCGCGTGTGGCGCGTAACGGGCGGCGATGGAACGCACAGCCATTTCGTCGGTGGCGACGAAGGCTGGGCGCTGATCGATCCGGTGCCGGGAGAGGCGCTGCGCGCCGCGGCGCCGGGGCCCGTGCGCTGGGTGCTGGCCACGCGCGGCGAGGCATCGGCCGCCGGCTGGCCCGAGGCGCGCGCGGTCGCGCCGAAGACCGGGGAGTCGCTGGACCTCGGCGGCGCGACGCTGCGGGTGCTGGACGGCGACGAGGTCGCAGCGCGGCGCTTCCTGCTGGTCGAGGAGCGCCTGCTGTTCTCGGGCAGCGCGCAGGGCGCGGCCGTGGCGTGGCCCGATGTCGCGGCGGTCGAATGGATCGCGCCCGTGCGTGGATTCGTCGTGCGGCACGCGCCCGACTGAGCGCGACCCGCCGTCTCAGGAGCGCGGATCGCCGAGCCGCACCAGGCAGTCGACGATCGCATCCGCCGCCTCGTCCAGCCGCGGACCGGGCCGCATCATCAGGTCGAAGCGTGCCGCCGCGAAGCTGCAGACGCGGCCGCGCTTGATCGCGCTTATCGCCGACCAGCCGGGCCGCGCGGCCATCGCCGACAGCTCGCCGAGCGCCGACACCATCAGCACGTCGGGGTCGGCGCGCACCACGAACTCGGGGCTCATCTTCGGGAACGGCCCCAGCGTGCCGGGCACCGCGTTCGCGAGGCCCAGGCGCGCGAGCGTCTCGCCGATGAAGGAGCTCTCGCTCGCGGCCGCCATGCCGCCATGCACCTCGAAATAGACGCGCCGGCCCTGCCAGCCAGCGGGCACGCGCGCGCGCGCCGCGTCGAGGCCGGCATCGAGCCGGCGCCAGTAGGCCTCGCCCTTGCCGGGCTGGCCGGTGGCGCGCGCCACGGTCTCCATCACGCGGCGCATGTCGGCATGGGTCTTGGCATCGAGCGCCAGCACGCGGATGCCGAGCCGCTCGAGCGGTTCGGCGGCGCGGCTGCGCGGGCGCAGCAGCACCAGGTCGGGCTTGAGCGCGACGATGCGCTCGATGTTCGCGTCGTCGATGCCGCCCACCTGCGGCAGCCGCTGCACCGCCACCGGCCAGTTGGCATGGCGGTCGATGCCCACCAGCCGGTCGCAGGCATCGAGCGCGCAGACGGTCTCGGTCAGCGAAGGCATCAGCGAGACGATGCGCCGCGCGGGCGCCGGCAGCTCGAGCACGCTGCCGCGATCGTCGTCGAGCCGCACGCCCGCATGGACCAGCGCCGGTCCGCCGAGCGCGAAGGCCGCGGCCAGCGAGAGCGCCGAGGCGAAGTGGCGCGCAGGACGCGGGGAGGGCGCGAGGTCGGTGGGCTGGAACATCGGGGCGAAGGAAGGCGGGACTGCGCCGATTGTCGCCGCCGGGCTCAGGGCTCGCCGCGGTTCGCCAGCCGCTCGCGCCGGCGCGCCTCCTCGGCGCGCGCATCGTCGACCGCGCGCAGCACCTCGCCGAGGTCGACCGGCCCGGTGTCGCGCGGCGGCGCGCCGCTCAGCGGGGTCTCGGGCCGCAGCAGGCCGCGCTCGTAGAGATGCCAGATCTCCTCGCCATGGCGCGTCTCGTGCAACTCGGGCGCGAAGCGGCCGAAGAACTCGCGCAGGTTCGCCACGTCGCGCAGCAGCATGCGCTGCGCATGGTTGTTGCCCGCGGCGTCGACGGCCTGCGGCAGGTCGATGATCACCGGGCCCTCCGCGCCGAGCAGCACGTTGAACTCCGAGAGATCGCCGTGCACGATGCCCGCGCACAGCATGCGCATCACCTCGCGCACCAGCGTGGCGTGATGGCGCCGAGCGTCCTCGGGCGTGAACTCGACGTCGTTGAGCCGCGGCGCGGCGGCGCCCTCGGCGTCGGTCACGAGCTCCATCAGCAGCACGCCTTCCCAGAAGCCGAAGGGCTCGG is from Variovorax paradoxus and encodes:
- a CDS encoding NUDIX domain-containing protein — protein: MNATPPKPRPIRTAASLILLRDGPDGLEVLMLRRADKPDDQNSGASVFPGGVVDAHDRELHTRCAGLDDAAASARLALPAGGLDYYAAAVRECFEEAGVLFASDADGALVALERVDPERLAAMRAAVADSTEALLALCDAQGWRLAVDQLAYFSHWLTPPGMPRRFDTRFFVAAIPPGQEVQVDGFEIVEHRWLPPAEAASPALGLKLMNVTRRVLLELAGFASVADCLAQARARARVRLNMPRLADGPEGRRPVNVDEAPYDEVALVDPDGLGGGRYAHEAGLSMRLSARVWRVTGGDGTHSHFVGGDEGWALIDPVPGEALRAAAPGPVRWVLATRGEASAAGWPEARAVAPKTGESLDLGGATLRVLDGDEVAARRFLLVEERLLFSGSAQGAAVAWPDVAAVEWIAPVRGFVVRHAPD
- a CDS encoding ABC transporter substrate-binding protein; this encodes MFQPTDLAPSPRPARHFASALSLAAAFALGGPALVHAGVRLDDDRGSVLELPAPARRIVSLMPSLTETVCALDACDRLVGIDRHANWPVAVQRLPQVGGIDDANIERIVALKPDLVLLRPRSRAAEPLERLGIRVLALDAKTHADMRRVMETVARATGQPGKGEAYWRRLDAGLDAARARVPAGWQGRRVYFEVHGGMAAASESSFIGETLARLGLANAVPGTLGPFPKMSPEFVVRADPDVLMVSALGELSAMAARPGWSAISAIKRGRVCSFAAARFDLMMRPGPRLDEAADAIVDCLVRLGDPRS
- a CDS encoding serine protein kinase RIO; the encoded protein is MKIPPRLQPLVDEGLIDGVSRQLMSGKEAMVYVVHSGDEARCAKVYKEADKRAFRQAVDYTENRKIRNSRERRAVAKGTRFGRRMTESHWQSAEVDALYRLADAGVRVPEPFGFWEGVLLMELVTDAEGAAAPRLNDVEFTPEDARRHHATLVREVMRMLCAGIVHGDLSEFNVLLGAEGPVIIDLPQAVDAAGNNHAQRMLLRDVANLREFFGRFAPELHETRHGEEIWHLYERGLLRPETPLSGAPPRDTGPVDLGEVLRAVDDARAEEARRRERLANRGEP